In a single window of the Antedon mediterranea chromosome 1, ecAntMedi1.1, whole genome shotgun sequence genome:
- the LOC140045886 gene encoding histone H2B-like, translating to MAPKPTSGKAGKKAGTKMAVASSSSRKNKRKRKESYNIYIYKVLKQVHPDTGISSRAMGIMNSFVNDIFERIANEASRLAQYNKKSTISSREVQTAVRLLLPGELAKHAVSEGTKAVTKYTSCN from the coding sequence ATGGCTCCAAAACCAACATCTGGTAAAGCAGGAAAGAAAGCTGGCACTAAAATGGCTGTCGCCAGTAGTTCAAGCAGAAAAAACAAACGTAAACGAAAGGAGAGCTACAATATCTACATCTACAAGGTGTTGAAGCAAGTCCACCCAGACACTGGTATTTCAAGCCGCGCTATGGGAATCATGAACAGTTTCGTGAACGATATATTTGAACGAATTGCAAATGAGGCATCCAGATTGGCTCAGTACAACAAGAAATCTACCATAAGTAGCCGAGAGGTGCAGACGGCAGTGAGACTACTTTTGCCGGGAGAACTTGCTAAGCATGCGGTCAGTGAAGGAACGAAGGCCGTCACAAAATACACAAGTTGCAACTAG
- the LOC140046046 gene encoding histone H2A-like, whose amino-acid sequence MSGRGKGAKVKGKAKSRSSRAGLQFPVGRVHRFLRKGNYAQRIGAGAPVYMAAVLEYLTAEILELAGNAARDNKKTRIIPRHLQLAIRNDEELNRLLGSVTIAQGGVLPNIQSILLPKKAQSKS is encoded by the coding sequence ATGTCTGGACGTGGTAAAGGAGCTAAGGTTAAAGGAAAAGCTAAGAGTAGATCTAGCCGAGCAGGTTTGCAATTTCCCGTAGGAAGAGTACATAGATTTCTGAGAAAGGGAAATTACGCCCAGCGTATAGGTGCCGGTGCTCCGGTCTACATGGCTGCCGTATTAGAATACCTGACTGCTGAAATTTTAGAACTTGCCGGTAATGCTGCCCGGGACAACAAGAAGACTAGGATTATACCACGTCACTTGCAACTTGCCATTCGCAACGACGAGGAATTGAACAGATTACTAGGATCGGTGACGATTGCTCAAGGTGGTGTGTTGCCGAACATTCAATCGATACTTCTACCGAAGAAAGCTCAATCCAAGTCGTAA
- the LOC140044597 gene encoding late histone H2B.2.2-like gives MPKKSNIGKAANKSGSKMAVSSNPSRKNKRKRKESYNIYIYKVLKQVHPDTGISSRAMGIMNSFVNDIFQRIANEGSRLAQYNKKSTISSREVQTAVRLLLPGELAKHAVSEGTKAVTKYTSSSN, from the coding sequence ATGCCGAAAAAGAGTAACATTGGAAAAGCTGCTAATAAATCTGGTTCTAAGATGGCGGTTTCGTCGAATCCAAGCAGGAAAAACAAACGTAAACGAAAGGAGAGCTACAATATCTACATCTACAAGGTGTTGAAGCAAGTCCACCCAGACACTGGTATTTCAAGCCGAGCTATGGGAATCATGAACAGTTTCGTGAACGATATATTTCAACGTATTGCAAATGAAGGATCAAGATTGGCTCAGTACAACAAGAAATCTACCATAAGTAGCCGAGAAGTGCAGACGGCAGTGAGACTACTTTTGCCGGGAGAACTTGCTAAGCATGCGGTCAGTGAAGGAACGAAGGCGGTCACAAAATACACAAGCAGCAGCAACTGA